A stretch of DNA from Methanobrevibacter gottschalkii DSM 11977:
CATGTCAGGGAAGTTGATTATTTAGGAATTGAATCCGGATATAATCTAGATAAAATAGACAAGATCCGTTTTACAGCTAAAAAGGGAGAGTTTGTCAATGCACCTATAATTAATGAGTTTAAAGTATCTATTGAATGTAGGGTAATGGACATTAAAGAAGTTGGAAGCCATACTCAAATAACAGGTGAAATTTTAAATATTCAGGCTGAGGAAAGCGTATTGGACGATAGGAATAAAGTTGTTTTAGGCCTGTTAAATCCTATAGCTTATGATGACATAAGCCATTCATATTTTAAAATGGGTGGAAAAATA
This window harbors:
- a CDS encoding flavin reductase family protein — its product is MKVNLKPHAMMYPSPAVVASAYDNDGKVDACTLAFAAMCSHRPPAVMIAINSTLKRKTLASILKTKEFCLGFPSIEHVREVDYLGIESGYNLDKIDKIRFTAKKGEFVNAPIINEFKVSIECRVMDIKEVGSHTQITGEILNIQAEESVLDDRNKVVLGLLNPIAYDDISHSYFKMGGKIADGFKVGLKFRE